A genome region from Paludibacterium sp. B53371 includes the following:
- a CDS encoding peroxiredoxin — MAVLVGKQAPFFHDADKKFAAVLGNGNIVEDFNFQKATAGKYTVVFFYPLDFTFVCPSELIAFDHRLEEFKKRNVEVIGVSIDSEFTHNAWRETPVEKGGIGKVGYTLVADVNHVLAREFDVESVDGPAFRGTFLIDKSGVVRHQVVNDMPLGRNIDEALRMVDALQFFEENGDVCPAGWNKGKKAMEASISGVASYLAENAKDL; from the coding sequence ATGGCAGTACTAGTTGGTAAGCAAGCTCCGTTTTTCCATGATGCAGACAAGAAGTTTGCCGCCGTACTGGGCAATGGCAACATCGTTGAAGACTTCAACTTCCAGAAGGCCACCGCCGGCAAATACACCGTCGTGTTCTTCTACCCGTTGGACTTCACCTTTGTTTGCCCGTCCGAACTGATTGCATTCGACCATCGCCTCGAAGAATTCAAAAAGCGTAATGTCGAAGTGATCGGTGTATCGATCGACAGCGAGTTCACCCACAATGCATGGCGTGAAACCCCGGTCGAAAAGGGCGGTATCGGTAAAGTGGGTTACACCCTGGTCGCTGACGTCAACCACGTGCTGGCACGCGAGTTCGATGTCGAGTCGGTCGATGGTCCGGCATTCCGCGGCACCTTCCTGATCGACAAGAGCGGCGTGGTGCGCCACCAGGTCGTCAACGACATGCCGCTGGGCCGCAATATCGACGAAGCCCTGCGCATGGTCGATGCCCTGCAGTTCTTCGAAGAGAACGGCGATGTCTGCCCGGCAGGCTGGAACAAGGGCAAGAAGGCCATGGAAGCCAGCATCAGCGGTGTGGCTTCTTACCTGGCAGAAAACGCCAAGGACCTGTAA
- a CDS encoding alpha/beta hydrolase, with protein sequence MSTQALHPALASWLAEFNQRVAQMMADGYKPTAIGAREALAGLTRQMVSEGPPIAWVNDDLIPGHDYSVPVRIYHPAPTQACPVLLFLHGGGHTAGGVSVYDPISRRLAAATGHIVVVPEYRLAPENPYPAAQMDTRTVIKGVFAMLQGRQMTFMRRLSVAGDSAGAALAAAGCAWAQHEGEVSIHRQVLIYPSLDYTMTSPSMQENADGYFLTRARIAWYFNQYFQHGEDRRAASPLYLPIGPRLPATLVISAGFDPLRDEARQYSQALQAAGVNVAYEEKPDMIHAFLNLERLVPAVCAETYRRIHDFLQ encoded by the coding sequence GTGAGCACACAAGCCCTGCACCCGGCCCTGGCCAGCTGGCTGGCCGAGTTCAACCAGCGCGTGGCACAGATGATGGCGGACGGATACAAGCCGACCGCCATTGGCGCGCGCGAGGCCCTTGCCGGTCTGACCCGCCAGATGGTAAGTGAGGGGCCGCCCATCGCCTGGGTCAACGATGACCTCATCCCCGGCCACGACTATAGTGTGCCCGTACGCATCTATCATCCGGCCCCGACGCAAGCATGCCCGGTGTTGCTGTTCCTGCATGGCGGAGGACATACCGCCGGAGGGGTCAGCGTCTATGATCCGATCAGCCGGCGGCTGGCTGCCGCCACCGGTCATATCGTGGTTGTGCCGGAATATCGCCTTGCCCCGGAAAACCCTTATCCTGCCGCGCAGATGGATACCCGCACCGTCATCAAGGGGGTATTTGCCATGCTGCAGGGGCGTCAGATGACCTTTATGCGCCGCCTGTCGGTGGCCGGCGATTCGGCGGGGGCCGCGCTGGCGGCCGCCGGATGTGCCTGGGCACAGCATGAGGGCGAGGTGTCGATCCACCGGCAGGTACTGATCTATCCCTCGCTGGACTACACCATGACGTCACCGTCGATGCAGGAGAATGCCGACGGCTACTTCCTGACCCGGGCACGCATCGCCTGGTATTTCAACCAGTACTTCCAGCATGGCGAGGATCGCCGTGCGGCTTCACCCCTTTACCTGCCGATCGGCCCGCGCCTGCCGGCAACGCTGGTGATCAGCGCCGGCTTCGATCCGCTGCGCGATGAGGCACGACAGTACAGTCAGGCGCTGCAGGCCGCCGGCGTCAACGTGGCGTACGAGGAGAAGCCGGACATGATCCATGCCTTCCTGAATCTGGAACGGCTGGTGCCTGCGGTGTGTGCCGAAACCTATCGGCGCATCCATGACTTCTTGCAGTGA
- the murJ gene encoding murein biosynthesis integral membrane protein MurJ — protein sequence MNLLKTLARVSSLTLLSRILGFVRDTLIARQFGAGPATDAFFVAFKLPNLLRRLFSEGAFAQAFVPMLSEHRHHRSHAETRAFIASISAMLGLALTLLSALGMLAAPLLVWLMAPGFSRSGPQFALTVDLLRITLPYILLISLSSLAGSILNAWGRFAIPAFTPAILNLTFIVVTLTVARHVDPPVAALAWATFFGGCLQLLYPLYALRRLDLLPRPRLNLQDRAAWRVMLRMLPAIFSVSVAQISLLLNSTFASFLPSGSVSWMYYADRLMEFPTGVLGAALGTILLPSLSRHAADADHAAYSALLDWGIRLTLLLALPATLGLAMLAGPLTNTLFHYGQFTLHDAAMTRQALIAYAIGLVGLILIKVLAPGFFARQNLRTPVRIALWTLAATLLLNLLLIVPLRHAGLALSIGLASLLNAGLLLYELWRSRIYRPAAGWPRYLAQLAGALAVMALLLHGLQQGLPAGWDQQAHGRMAGLALLIGLGAIGYFLTLLALGLRPRDLKHQ from the coding sequence ATGAATCTTCTCAAGACATTGGCCCGGGTCAGCAGTCTGACCCTGCTGTCGCGCATCCTCGGCTTTGTGCGCGACACCCTGATCGCACGCCAGTTTGGCGCCGGTCCGGCCACCGATGCCTTTTTCGTCGCCTTCAAGCTGCCCAACCTGCTGCGCAGGCTGTTTTCCGAAGGGGCCTTTGCCCAGGCCTTCGTGCCGATGCTCAGCGAGCACCGCCATCACAGAAGCCATGCCGAAACCCGCGCCTTCATCGCCAGCATCAGCGCCATGCTCGGACTGGCCCTGACCCTGCTCAGCGCGCTGGGCATGCTGGCCGCACCGCTGCTGGTCTGGCTGATGGCCCCCGGCTTCAGCCGCAGCGGCCCCCAGTTTGCCCTGACCGTCGACCTGCTGCGCATCACCCTGCCCTATATCCTGCTGATCTCGCTGTCCTCGCTGGCAGGCAGCATCCTCAATGCCTGGGGACGCTTCGCCATTCCGGCCTTTACCCCGGCGATCCTCAACCTGACCTTCATCGTGGTCACGCTGACCGTCGCCCGCCATGTCGATCCGCCGGTGGCGGCGCTGGCCTGGGCGACCTTCTTCGGCGGCTGCCTGCAACTGCTTTATCCGCTTTACGCCCTCAGGCGACTGGACCTGCTGCCGCGCCCACGGCTCAACCTGCAAGACCGAGCGGCCTGGCGCGTCATGCTGCGCATGCTGCCGGCCATCTTCAGTGTCTCGGTCGCGCAGATTTCCCTGCTGCTGAATTCGACCTTTGCCTCTTTCCTGCCCAGCGGCAGCGTCTCCTGGATGTATTACGCCGACCGGCTGATGGAATTCCCCACCGGGGTACTCGGCGCGGCCCTCGGCACCATCCTGCTGCCCTCGCTCAGCCGCCATGCCGCCGATGCCGACCACGCCGCCTACAGTGCCCTGCTCGACTGGGGCATCCGACTGACCCTGCTGCTGGCCCTGCCGGCCACCCTCGGCCTGGCCATGCTGGCCGGCCCGCTGACCAATACCCTGTTCCACTATGGCCAGTTCACCCTGCACGATGCCGCCATGACCCGTCAGGCACTGATCGCCTATGCCATCGGTCTGGTCGGCCTGATCCTGATCAAGGTGCTGGCACCGGGCTTCTTCGCCCGGCAAAATCTGCGCACACCAGTCCGGATTGCCCTGTGGACCCTGGCCGCCACCCTGCTGCTTAACCTGCTGCTGATCGTCCCGCTGCGCCATGCCGGACTGGCCCTGTCCATCGGACTGGCCTCCCTGCTCAACGCCGGCCTGCTACTCTATGAACTGTGGCGCAGCCGCATCTATCGTCCGGCCGCGGGCTGGCCACGCTATCTGGCACAACTGGCCGGCGCACTGGCCGTCATGGCACTGCTCTTGCACGGCCTCCAGCAAGGGCTGCCGGCAGGCTGGGATCAGCAGGCTCATGGCCGCATGGCCGGCCTGGCGCTGCTCATCGGCCTGGGTGCCATCG
- a CDS encoding acetate/propionate family kinase, giving the protein MRSSLLAVNAGSATLKFRVYDDAGSTLLVSGLIDRFGDSQDSTLTLSDARGHQLAEHRLERGDKEAAIASMIATLAEHHLRVDAVVHRVVHGGGFYNRPVWLDEDVRNRLEEWIPLAPLHQPVSLAVIDAFLVLDPALPQIVCFDTAFHASQPEVATRFGIARHWHDEGIRRYGFHGLSYASIARRLPELGLDEARVVVCHLGSGASACAMVNGASVASSMGFSAVEGLMMSTRPGSLDAEVLLYWMEHEGMGVRDVRRELYKNSGLLGVSGLSADMRQLLASSDPAAREAVELFCYRAVREIGALAACMKGIDALIFTAGIGERSPEIRARILKQLSWLGFDLDLSANLSQARRLTTPNSTRHAWMLPTDEEGEMARSAALLLATREEA; this is encoded by the coding sequence ATGAGGTCATCCCTGCTTGCCGTCAACGCCGGCTCTGCCACGCTGAAATTCCGCGTCTACGACGACGCCGGCAGCACCCTGCTGGTCAGCGGCCTGATCGACCGCTTTGGCGACAGTCAGGACAGCACCCTGACCCTCTCCGATGCCCGTGGCCATCAACTGGCTGAACATCGCCTGGAGCGGGGCGACAAGGAGGCAGCGATTGCCAGCATGATCGCCACCCTGGCCGAACATCACCTGCGCGTCGATGCCGTGGTGCACCGGGTGGTGCATGGCGGCGGCTTCTATAACCGCCCGGTCTGGCTGGACGAGGACGTGCGCAACCGCCTGGAAGAATGGATCCCCCTGGCGCCCTTGCACCAGCCGGTCAGCCTGGCGGTCATCGACGCCTTCCTGGTGCTGGACCCGGCCCTGCCGCAGATTGTCTGCTTCGACACCGCCTTCCATGCCAGCCAACCGGAAGTCGCCACCCGCTTCGGCATTGCCCGCCACTGGCACGACGAAGGCATCCGCCGCTATGGCTTTCATGGCCTGTCCTATGCCTCGATTGCGCGCCGCCTGCCGGAGCTGGGGCTGGACGAAGCCAGGGTGGTGGTCTGCCACCTCGGCAGCGGGGCCAGCGCCTGCGCCATGGTCAATGGAGCCAGCGTCGCCTCCAGCATGGGCTTTTCCGCCGTGGAGGGCCTGATGATGTCCACCCGGCCCGGCTCGCTGGATGCCGAGGTGCTGTTGTACTGGATGGAGCACGAGGGCATGGGCGTGCGCGACGTGCGGCGCGAGCTGTACAAAAACTCCGGTCTGCTCGGCGTTTCCGGCCTGTCGGCCGACATGCGACAGTTGCTGGCCAGCAGTGACCCGGCGGCACGCGAGGCGGTGGAACTGTTCTGCTATCGCGCCGTGCGGGAAATCGGCGCACTGGCTGCCTGCATGAAGGGCATCGATGCCCTGATCTTTACCGCCGGCATCGGGGAGCGCTCGCCGGAAATCCGCGCCCGCATCCTCAAGCAACTGAGCTGGCTGGGTTTCGACCTGGACCTGTCGGCCAATCTGTCACAGGCGCGGCGACTGACCACGCCGAACAGCACGCGACACGCCTGGATGCTGCCGACGGACGAAGAAGGAGAAATGGCACGCAGCGCCGCCCTGCTGCTGGCGACCCGCGAAGAGGCATGA
- the rpsT gene encoding 30S ribosomal protein S20: MANSAQARKRARQALKQRAHNASLRTAFRTAVKKVLKAVEAGDKAAAREVFQSSVKVLDRIADKGVFHKNKAARHKSRLSAQIKAMAA; this comes from the coding sequence ATGGCTAATAGCGCACAAGCTCGCAAGCGTGCACGCCAGGCTCTCAAGCAGCGCGCGCACAACGCCAGCCTGCGCACTGCGTTCCGTACCGCAGTGAAGAAAGTCCTCAAGGCTGTCGAGGCCGGCGACAAGGCTGCCGCCCGCGAAGTCTTCCAGTCTTCGGTCAAGGTTCTCGACCGTATCGCCGACAAGGGCGTGTTCCACAAGAACAAGGCCGCTCGCCACAAGAGCCGCCTGTCTGCCCAGATCAAGGCAATGGCTGCCTAA
- a CDS encoding FmdB family zinc ribbon protein: protein MPIYEYRCDDCGSQKEHLQKMSDEQIASCPSCGSTQYRKLMSAAGFQLKGNGWYATDFKGGSCPVAESGGGHTCSGSCSHS, encoded by the coding sequence ATGCCGATTTATGAATACCGCTGCGACGACTGTGGCAGCCAGAAAGAACACCTGCAGAAGATGAGCGATGAGCAGATTGCCAGCTGCCCGTCCTGCGGCAGTACCCAATATCGCAAGCTGATGTCGGCGGCCGGTTTCCAGCTGAAGGGCAATGGCTGGTATGCCACCGACTTCAAGGGCGGCAGCTGCCCGGTGGCCGAGTCGGGTGGCGGTCACACCTGTTCCGGATCCTGCAGCCACTCCTGA
- a CDS encoding bifunctional enoyl-CoA hydratase/phosphate acetyltransferase, producing the protein MLLRDIHAFEDIREEAKRLGPLPMAVAHPCSRESLQGAIETSHDGVATPILIGPENKIRRLAEEIDIDLQDIEIVDMPHSHAAAETAVAMVRDGRADILMKGSLHTDEFMTEVLARNTGIRTDRRISHVFIMRVESYPRYLFITDAAINIAPDLMTKRDICQNAIDLCHSLGIAEPKVAILSAVETITPEIASTVDAAALCKMADRGQIRGAILDGPLAFDNAISLQAADTKGIVSPVAGSPDILLVPDLESGNMLAKQLTYLAAAASAGIVMGARAPIVLTSRSEDAPGRLASAAIANLLAHRRRKIGKIA; encoded by the coding sequence ATGCTGTTGCGAGACATCCATGCTTTTGAAGACATCCGGGAGGAGGCCAAGCGCCTGGGCCCTCTGCCCATGGCCGTGGCGCACCCCTGCAGCCGCGAGTCGCTGCAGGGCGCCATCGAAACCAGCCACGACGGTGTCGCCACCCCCATCCTGATCGGTCCGGAAAACAAAATCCGCCGCCTGGCCGAGGAAATCGACATCGACCTGCAGGACATCGAAATTGTCGACATGCCTCACAGCCATGCCGCAGCCGAAACCGCGGTCGCCATGGTGCGCGACGGTCGTGCCGACATCCTGATGAAGGGCAGCCTGCATACCGATGAGTTCATGACCGAAGTACTGGCGCGCAATACCGGTATTCGCACTGACCGCCGCATCAGCCATGTCTTCATCATGCGGGTCGAAAGCTATCCGCGCTATCTGTTCATCACCGATGCCGCCATCAATATTGCCCCCGACCTGATGACCAAGCGCGACATCTGCCAGAACGCCATCGATCTGTGTCACTCGCTCGGCATCGCCGAACCCAAGGTGGCCATCCTGTCGGCTGTCGAAACCATCACCCCGGAAATCGCTTCGACCGTAGATGCCGCCGCCCTGTGCAAGATGGCGGATCGCGGCCAGATCCGCGGCGCCATCCTCGATGGTCCGCTGGCCTTCGACAATGCGATTTCGCTGCAGGCGGCCGACACCAAGGGCATTGTTTCCCCCGTGGCCGGCAGTCCGGACATCCTGCTGGTGCCTGACCTAGAGTCGGGCAATATGCTGGCCAAGCAGCTGACCTATCTGGCGGCAGCCGCCTCGGCCGGCATCGTCATGGGCGCCCGCGCGCCCATCGTACTGACCAGCCGCTCGGAAGATGCGCCCGGCCGGCTGGCCTCGGCGGCCATTGCCAACCTGCTGGCGCACCGCCGGCGCAAAATCGGAAAGATTGCATGA
- the fabI gene encoding enoyl-ACP reductase FabI, with product MNVSGNIIAGKKGLIVGIANDQSIAYGCATVLRQLGAELAVTYLNEKAEKYVRPLAEGLDAKLILPLNVEEPGQMAQVFDTIRQEWGHLDFVVHSIAYCPMEDLHGRVVDCSLDGFQQAMRVSCYSFLELAHHAEPLMTHGGTLLTMSYYGSDKVVENYNIMGPVKAALESVSRYMANELGPKGIRVHALSPGPLKTRAASGIAHFDSLISDAIERAPQNRLVDIEDVGQVAAFLISDAARALTGATIYVDGGFNIMA from the coding sequence ATGAACGTCAGCGGCAACATCATTGCAGGCAAGAAGGGACTGATCGTCGGCATCGCCAACGACCAGAGTATCGCCTACGGCTGCGCCACAGTGCTGCGTCAGCTGGGTGCCGAACTGGCGGTCACCTACCTGAACGAAAAAGCCGAGAAATACGTCCGCCCCCTGGCCGAAGGTCTCGATGCCAAACTGATTCTGCCGCTGAACGTCGAAGAACCCGGCCAGATGGCTCAGGTGTTCGACACGATTCGCCAGGAATGGGGCCATCTCGACTTCGTGGTCCACTCGATCGCCTACTGCCCGATGGAAGACCTGCACGGCCGCGTGGTCGACTGCTCGCTCGACGGGTTCCAGCAAGCGATGCGGGTTTCCTGCTACTCCTTCCTGGAACTGGCACACCACGCCGAACCCCTGATGACCCATGGCGGCACATTACTGACCATGAGTTACTACGGATCGGATAAAGTAGTAGAAAATTACAACATCATGGGACCGGTCAAGGCGGCGCTGGAAAGCGTCAGCCGCTACATGGCCAACGAGCTGGGTCCCAAGGGCATCCGCGTGCACGCCCTCTCGCCCGGACCGCTGAAAACCCGTGCCGCCTCGGGCATCGCCCACTTCGACAGTCTGATCAGCGATGCCATCGAGCGGGCGCCCCAGAATCGCCTGGTCGATATCGAGGACGTCGGTCAGGTCGCCGCCTTCCTGATTTCGGATGCGGCGCGTGCACTGACCGGTGCCACCATCTATGTCGATGGCGGCTTCAACATCATGGCCTGA
- the aspS gene encoding aspartate--tRNA ligase — MRTDYCGLIDKKYLGQTVTVKGWAHRRRDHGGVIFIDLRDREGLVQVVIDPDTPEAFATADASRNEFVLSITGIVRERPAGTTNANLISGEIEILAKEIEVLNSAVTPPFQIDDEGLSENVRLTNRVIDLRRPQMQKNLRLRYRVAMGVRQYLDRMGFIDIETPMLTRSTPEGARDYLVPSRVHPGEFFALPQSPQLFKQLLMVAGFDRYYQITKCFRDEDLRADRQPEFTQIDIETSFLGEEEIMDITESMTREIFRDVLGVDLPAFPRMTYADAMFYYGSDKPDMRVPLQFTELTDLMKTESFKVFRAAADLPNGRVAALKIPGGASLSRKEIDDYTQFVAIYGAKGLAYIKVNDVSKLSNGEDSGLQSPIVKFLSEAALAEIIQRTGAQNGDLIFFGADRAKVVNEALGALRIKIGHEKGLASKDWKPLWVVDFPMFEHDEEDDRWTACHHPFTSPKPGHEDLMDKDPAACLARAYDMVLNGWEIGGGSIRIHRAEVQEKVFAALKITPEEQQNKFGFLLDNLKFGAPPHGGLAFGLDRLVTLMAGAESIRDVIAFPKTQRAQCLLTQAPNHVDDKQLRELNLRLRKTEGQ, encoded by the coding sequence ATGCGAACCGATTACTGCGGACTGATTGACAAGAAATATCTGGGCCAGACCGTGACGGTCAAGGGCTGGGCACACCGCCGTCGCGACCATGGCGGCGTGATCTTCATCGACTTGCGCGACCGTGAAGGTCTGGTACAGGTCGTGATCGATCCGGATACCCCGGAAGCCTTTGCTACCGCCGATGCCAGCCGCAACGAGTTCGTCCTGTCGATCACCGGTATCGTGCGCGAGCGCCCGGCCGGTACCACCAATGCCAATCTGATTTCCGGTGAAATCGAGATCCTGGCCAAGGAAATCGAAGTACTGAACAGTGCGGTGACCCCGCCGTTCCAGATCGATGACGAAGGCCTGTCGGAAAACGTTCGCCTGACCAATCGCGTGATCGACCTGCGTCGTCCGCAAATGCAAAAGAACCTGCGCCTGCGCTACCGCGTGGCCATGGGGGTGCGTCAGTACCTCGACCGCATGGGCTTCATCGACATCGAAACCCCGATGCTGACCCGCTCGACGCCGGAAGGCGCACGCGACTACCTGGTGCCGTCCCGCGTGCACCCGGGCGAATTCTTTGCCCTGCCGCAGTCGCCGCAGCTGTTCAAGCAACTGCTGATGGTGGCCGGCTTCGACCGCTACTACCAGATCACCAAGTGCTTCCGTGACGAAGACCTGCGTGCTGACCGTCAGCCTGAATTCACCCAGATCGATATTGAAACCTCCTTCCTGGGTGAAGAAGAGATCATGGACATCACCGAAAGCATGACGCGCGAGATCTTCCGCGACGTGCTGGGCGTCGACCTGCCGGCCTTTCCGCGCATGACCTATGCCGATGCCATGTTCTATTACGGTTCCGACAAGCCGGACATGCGTGTGCCGCTGCAGTTCACCGAACTGACCGATCTGATGAAGACCGAGTCGTTCAAGGTGTTCCGCGCCGCCGCCGACCTGCCGAACGGCCGTGTCGCTGCGCTGAAGATTCCGGGTGGTGCCAGCCTGTCGCGCAAGGAAATCGATGACTACACCCAGTTTGTCGCCATTTACGGCGCCAAGGGTCTGGCCTACATCAAGGTCAATGACGTCAGCAAGCTGAGCAATGGCGAAGACAGCGGCCTGCAGTCGCCGATCGTCAAGTTCCTGTCCGAAGCCGCGCTGGCCGAAATCATCCAGCGTACCGGTGCCCAGAACGGTGACCTGATCTTCTTCGGTGCCGACCGTGCCAAGGTGGTCAACGAGGCGCTGGGTGCCCTGCGCATCAAGATCGGGCATGAAAAGGGCCTGGCCAGCAAGGACTGGAAGCCGCTGTGGGTGGTGGACTTCCCGATGTTCGAGCATGACGAGGAAGACGATCGCTGGACCGCCTGCCACCATCCGTTCACCTCGCCCAAGCCGGGGCACGAAGACCTGATGGACAAGGATCCGGCAGCCTGCCTGGCGCGCGCCTACGACATGGTGCTCAACGGCTGGGAAATCGGTGGCGGTTCGATCCGTATCCACCGTGCCGAAGTGCAGGAGAAGGTATTCGCCGCACTAAAGATCACGCCGGAAGAGCAACAGAACAAGTTCGGCTTCCTGCTGGACAACCTGAAGTTTGGCGCGCCGCCGCATGGTGGTCTGGCCTTTGGCCTGGATCGTCTGGTGACCCTGATGGCCGGTGCCGAGTCGATCCGCGACGTGATTGCCTTCCCGAAGACCCAGCGTGCCCAGTGTCTGCTGACCCAGGCGCCGAACCACGTCGACGACAAGCAATTGCGCGAACTGAATCTGCGCTTGCGCAAGACCGAAGGCCAGTAA
- a CDS encoding DUF502 domain-containing protein: MKPIKMTLKGYLVTGLLLWLPLAVTLWVLNLIVGTLDQTLNLLPTAWRPEHLFGVNIPGFGVVFAVLVLLGTGMLTANVLGQRLLMFWHGVISRTPVVKSIYNSVKQVSDTLLSDSGQAFRRALLVRFPHQDAWTVAFQTGKPAANLVPLLGEDEYISVYVPTTPNPTSGYFIMVAKKDTRELDMSVDDALKYVISMGVVAPQTERKS; this comes from the coding sequence ATGAAACCCATCAAGATGACCCTCAAGGGGTATCTGGTCACCGGCCTGCTGCTGTGGTTGCCGCTGGCCGTGACGCTCTGGGTGCTCAACCTGATCGTGGGCACGCTGGACCAGACCCTGAACCTGCTGCCGACCGCCTGGCGGCCGGAGCATCTGTTCGGCGTGAACATTCCGGGCTTCGGGGTCGTCTTCGCCGTGCTGGTGCTGCTCGGCACCGGCATGCTGACGGCCAACGTGCTCGGCCAGCGTCTGCTGATGTTCTGGCATGGCGTGATTTCGCGCACCCCGGTGGTCAAGTCGATCTACAACAGCGTCAAGCAGGTGAGTGACACCCTGCTGTCCGACTCGGGACAGGCTTTCCGCCGGGCCCTGCTGGTGCGTTTCCCGCATCAGGACGCCTGGACGGTCGCCTTCCAGACCGGCAAGCCGGCGGCGAACCTGGTCCCGCTGCTGGGCGAGGACGAGTACATCAGCGTCTATGTGCCGACTACGCCCAACCCGACATCCGGCTACTTCATCATGGTGGCCAAGAAGGATACGCGCGAACTCGACATGAGCGTCGACGACGCGTTGAAGTATGTGATTTCCATGGGGGTCGTCGCGCCGCAAACCGAGCGCAAGTCCTGA